The Streptosporangium album genome segment CGCGGCGACGAGAAACGACTGCCCGGTCTCGGCGAGGTGGAACATGACCGCGATGGCGGCGATCTCGTCGCCGACGGCCGAGACGAACACCACGACGAGGAAGACGGCGGCCGCACCTCGGCGACCCTGGGCGACATCGGTGGACATAGTGGTGGGGTTATCCTTTACGGCCGGTGAGAATGTAGTCGGCGTCGTTGCCGTAGGCGTGCAGCGCTCCGAGCCCCGCGCCCGCGAACATCTGGGCGAGCGCGGCGATGGGGCGCAACCGCCGCAGCTGTGTCCCGCGTTGCGTCTGCCGTACGGTTCCGTCGGGGCCGACGATCCGGATGACCCGCTCGATCCGCAGGCACCGGCCGTCGTCGTCGGGGGTCCGTCGCTCCTCGACCTGCGCGAATGTGGCCTCGGCGACCTGGACGTCGGGGCGCCGCGTCCAGCCGGTGCCGTCGCGCAGGGTGCCCTCGCCGGCCGAACCGGCGAGCGCGAGGACGCCGCCGGGCTTGAGCGCGGCCGCGTAGCTGTGCACCGCGGTCATGGCGACGGCGTCGTCCACGATGAAGCTGAACGCGTTGAGCGGGCAGAAGATCACCGCGTATCCGCGCAGCGACGCGTC includes the following:
- a CDS encoding class I SAM-dependent methyltransferase, which produces MFTQLVADADGPALELGSGTGRLTLRLLAAGHDVEGLEISDEMTDVCVAEASRLGLRPVVHRGSFAPLDASLRGYAVIFCPLNAFSFIVDDAVAMTAVHSYAAALKPGGVLALAGSAGEGTLRDGTGWTRRPDVQVAEATFAQVEERRTPDDDGRCLRIERVIRIVGPDGTVRQTQRGTQLRRLRPIAALAQMFAGAGLGALHAYGNDADYILTGRKG